A genomic region of Caulobacter vibrioides contains the following coding sequences:
- a CDS encoding metallophosphoesterase family protein, with protein sequence MSIYRIAHLSDPHLPPPPGAFGLSDVFTKRLLSRIAWRKKRKIHRPEVLAALVADMKAAAPDHVVISGDLTNFASPAEITAARAWLEALGDAADHTISPGNHDALAGPGGHERFAIWSPWLGDAGEASFPQVRVRGPVAIFNLCSALPTAPHLATGRLGTEQLQRLDAALADPAHAERFRLVVLHHPPHHGAVSKRKRLEDQEALRAVLAKRGADLVLHGHAHEALVGSVRGPGGAAIPVLGVPSASAKPSRHAPARWHQIEIEPRPEGGHAVRVVARGLSETGTEISELGRFILADLATRAETA encoded by the coding sequence TTGTCCATTTATCGCATCGCCCACCTGTCCGACCCCCATCTGCCCCCGCCGCCCGGGGCGTTCGGCCTGTCGGACGTGTTCACCAAGCGCCTGCTCAGCCGCATCGCTTGGCGGAAAAAGCGCAAGATTCATCGTCCCGAGGTTTTGGCGGCCCTGGTCGCCGACATGAAGGCGGCCGCACCCGACCACGTGGTCATCAGCGGCGACCTGACGAACTTCGCCTCCCCTGCAGAAATCACAGCGGCCCGCGCCTGGCTCGAGGCCCTGGGCGACGCCGCCGACCATACCATCAGTCCGGGGAATCACGACGCCCTGGCCGGCCCGGGGGGCCATGAGCGCTTCGCGATCTGGTCGCCTTGGCTGGGTGACGCGGGCGAGGCCAGCTTTCCGCAAGTGCGGGTGCGCGGTCCTGTGGCGATCTTCAACCTGTGCTCAGCGCTTCCCACGGCCCCGCATCTGGCGACCGGCCGCTTGGGAACCGAGCAGCTTCAGCGTCTGGACGCCGCGCTCGCTGATCCCGCCCATGCCGAGCGGTTTCGCTTGGTGGTGCTGCACCACCCGCCGCACCACGGCGCAGTGTCCAAGCGCAAGCGGCTCGAAGATCAGGAGGCTTTGCGGGCTGTGCTGGCCAAGCGCGGAGCCGATCTCGTGCTGCACGGTCACGCGCACGAGGCCTTGGTCGGCTCGGTTCGCGGTCCTGGCGGCGCGGCCATCCCGGTGCTGGGGGTGCCGTCGGCCTCGGCCAAGCCCAGCCGCCACGCCCCCGCCCGCTGGCATCAGATCGAGATCGAGCCCCGCCCCGAGGGCGGCCATGCCGTTCGTGTGGTCGCGCGCGGCCTCTCCGAGACG
- a CDS encoding CDP-alcohol phosphatidyltransferase family protein — MTGEVQNGPRALTVGRSDGRIWGMSSAERLSRIYRRLGLIETPAVDLSHAVVAVDAGWVFDESLIKALADREGAVLVDDAGRAVAVHAPADLAYAATEALNGGTDPSGLDPRLTRLTALELGSAYNSALRKREPPVLERLTPETVRAVEKRLFQGSYKGVTDFVTKYVWPAPARVVTRWCALAKMTPNQVTFIGFVMVLAATWLFWQGHFGWGLVCAWIMTFLDTVDGKLARVTLTSSKWGNVFDHGIDLVHPPFWWWAWFVGVYAVGQEIPYAALSLAIVVGGYVAQRVEEGIFLALFKLEMHAWRPFDSFFRLITARRNPNLILLTACALVGRPDLGFTLVAIWTAVCFVVHAIQILQGLVAPKGSIQSWLAK, encoded by the coding sequence TTGACTGGTGAAGTTCAAAATGGGCCGCGCGCGCTGACCGTGGGCCGCAGCGACGGGCGCATCTGGGGCATGAGCTCCGCCGAGCGCTTGTCTCGCATCTACCGCCGTCTGGGCCTGATCGAGACCCCCGCCGTGGACCTGTCGCACGCCGTTGTGGCGGTGGACGCCGGTTGGGTGTTCGACGAGTCGTTGATCAAGGCGCTGGCGGACCGCGAGGGCGCTGTCCTGGTCGATGACGCGGGGCGAGCCGTGGCCGTCCATGCGCCTGCGGACCTGGCCTATGCCGCAACCGAGGCCCTGAACGGCGGGACCGATCCGTCGGGCCTGGATCCGCGCTTGACGCGACTGACCGCCCTGGAGCTGGGCTCGGCCTACAACAGCGCCCTGCGCAAGCGCGAGCCGCCGGTGCTGGAGCGTCTGACCCCCGAAACGGTGCGCGCCGTCGAGAAGCGCCTGTTCCAGGGTTCTTACAAGGGCGTCACGGACTTCGTCACCAAGTACGTCTGGCCGGCCCCGGCGCGGGTCGTGACCCGTTGGTGCGCCTTGGCGAAGATGACGCCGAACCAGGTCACCTTCATCGGCTTTGTGATGGTGCTGGCGGCGACCTGGCTGTTCTGGCAGGGCCATTTCGGCTGGGGCCTGGTCTGCGCCTGGATCATGACCTTCCTCGACACAGTCGATGGCAAGCTGGCCCGGGTGACCCTGACCTCGTCGAAGTGGGGCAATGTCTTCGACCACGGCATCGATCTGGTGCACCCGCCGTTCTGGTGGTGGGCCTGGTTCGTCGGCGTCTATGCGGTCGGCCAAGAGATCCCGTATGCGGCGCTCAGCCTGGCCATCGTCGTCGGCGGCTATGTCGCCCAGCGGGTGGAGGAGGGGATCTTCCTGGCCCTCTTCAAGCTGGAGATGCACGCTTGGCGGCCCTTCGACAGCTTCTTCCGCCTGATCACCGCGCGCCGCAACCCGAACCTGATCCTGCTGACCGCCTGCGCGCTGGTCGGCCGGCCTGACCTCGGCTTCACCCTCGTGGCGATCTGGACCGCCGTGTGCTTCGTCGTGCACGCCATCCAGATCCTGCAAGGTCTGGTGGCGCCGAAGGGCTCGATCCAGTCCTGGCTGGCGAAATGA